A single window of Cottoperca gobio chromosome 9, fCotGob3.1, whole genome shotgun sequence DNA harbors:
- the fbp1a gene encoding LOW QUALITY PROTEIN: fructose-1,6-bisphosphatase 1a (The sequence of the model RefSeq protein was modified relative to this genomic sequence to represent the inferred CDS: deleted 1 base in 1 codon), with protein MTDQAVFDTNVVTMTRFVMEEGRKAKGTGELTTLLNSLCTAVKAISSAVRKAGIAHLYGIAGGTNVTGDQVKKLDILSNDLIINMIKSSFTSCVLVSEENEKAIIIEPETRGKYIVCFDPLDGSSNIDCLVSIGTIFGIYKKTTDDEPCEKDALQPGRTLVAAGYALYGSATMMVISTGQGVNCFMLDPAIGEFILVDRDVKIKKRGKIYSLNEGYAKYFDPAVTEYLQKKKFPQDGSEPYVARYIGSMVADVHRTLVYGGIFLYPGNVKSPQGKLRLLYEGNPMAFIMEQAGGMASNGFEPILDMQPDSIHQRAPVAMGSSEDVLEYVAICQKHGKKK; from the exons ATGACTGACCAAGCAGTCTTCGACACCAACGTAGTGACCATGACCCGGTTCGTTATGGAGGAGGGCAGGAAGGCGAAAGGCACCGGGGAGCTCACAACGCTGCTCAACTCGCTGTGCACGGCTGTGAAGGCTATCTCCAGCGCTGTGCGAAAAGCTGGGATCGCCCACCT TTATGGCATTGCTGGCGGCACCAATGTGACTGGTGACCAGGTGAAGAAGCTGGACATTCTGTCCAACGATCTGATCATCAACATGATCAAGTCGTCCTTCACCTCCTGTGTGCTGGTGTCTGAGGAGAACGAGAAAGCTATTATTATAGAGCCAGAAACGAGG gGCAAATACATTGTTTGCTTCGATCCATTGGACGGCTCCTCCAACATCGACTGTCTCGTCTCCATCGGGACCATCTTTGGCATCTACAAAAAG ACCACAGATGATGAGCCCTGTGAGAAGGACGCCCTGCAGCCTGGCAGGACCCTTGTGGCGGCAGGCTACGCCCTCTAC GGCAGCGCCACCATGATGGTGATCTCCACCGGCCAGGGAGTCAACTGCTTCATGCTCGACCCA GCAATTGGTGAATTTATCCTGGTTGATCGAGACGTGAAGATCAAGAAGCGAGGCAAGATTTACAGCTTGAACGAAGGTTACGCGAAGTACTTTGACCCCGCTGTCACAGAgtacctgcagaagaagaagttccCTCAG GATGGCAGTGAGCCCTACGTCGCCCGTTACATTGGCTCCATGGTGGCAGATGTCCACCGAACGCTGGTGTATGGAGGCATCTTTTTATACCCAGGAAATGTGAAGAGCCCCCAAGGAAAG CTGCGACTGCTGTACGAAGGTAACCCCATGGCCTTCATCATGGAGCAGGCAGGCGGCATGGCCTCCAACGGCTTCGAGCCCATTTTGGACATGCAGCCCGATAGCATCCACCAGCGGGCTCCCGTGGCTATGGGCTCCTCCGAGGACGTCCTGGAGTACGTCGCCATCTGCCAGAAACATGGCAAGAAGAAGTGA